One genomic window of Phycisphaerales bacterium includes the following:
- a CDS encoding ATP-binding protein has translation MWSFLQEASLDGVWYWDLEDRDNLWISPEYWRLLGIDPATREHRPEEFVKVVFEEDFHAVMESLERHFADPAVPYSEIVRFRHVDGSTVWVRCRGMAIRDESGRAIRMLGAHNDITDFKRAEDQALRSKEAAESAAEELRSFAYSVSHDIKAPTNTLRMLLEEVVQADDGSMNDDQRELLGMAQMTIGNMQAMIDDLLQYTRVIGEPPRFEPVDLDAPLESALGDLAGVIKETGAEIIRQPLATIKGHEPQLRALFQNLISNAIKYRRPGATPRVEIGCEADRASGRVAVTVTDNGQGIDPAYFDKIFKMFARLHRGDEIQGVGLGLSLCRRIAENHDGTISVESQPGEGSMFRVTLPAHGERT, from the coding sequence ATGTGGAGCTTCTTGCAGGAGGCTTCACTGGATGGCGTCTGGTATTGGGATCTCGAAGACCGAGACAACCTATGGATCAGCCCGGAGTACTGGCGACTGCTCGGCATCGACCCGGCGACACGCGAGCACCGGCCCGAGGAATTCGTGAAAGTCGTCTTCGAAGAAGACTTCCACGCCGTGATGGAGAGCCTCGAGCGGCACTTCGCTGATCCGGCCGTTCCCTACTCGGAGATCGTCCGGTTCCGGCACGTCGACGGGTCGACCGTCTGGGTTCGCTGCCGCGGGATGGCCATTCGGGACGAATCGGGCCGGGCCATCCGGATGCTCGGCGCCCACAACGACATCACCGACTTCAAGCGAGCCGAGGATCAGGCGCTGCGTTCCAAGGAAGCCGCCGAATCTGCGGCCGAAGAGCTACGCAGCTTCGCCTATAGCGTGTCGCACGACATCAAGGCGCCAACCAACACGCTCAGGATGCTGCTGGAAGAAGTCGTGCAGGCGGACGACGGATCGATGAACGACGACCAGCGTGAGCTGCTGGGCATGGCCCAGATGACGATCGGGAACATGCAGGCCATGATCGATGACCTGCTGCAATACACCCGGGTCATCGGCGAGCCGCCGCGATTCGAGCCGGTCGACCTCGACGCACCGCTGGAGAGCGCTCTGGGCGATCTGGCGGGAGTGATCAAGGAAACGGGCGCCGAGATCATCCGGCAGCCGCTGGCGACGATCAAGGGACACGAGCCCCAGCTCCGGGCGCTATTCCAGAACCTGATCAGCAACGCGATCAAGTATCGCAGGCCTGGGGCGACGCCGCGCGTCGAGATTGGCTGCGAAGCGGATCGCGCAAGCGGGCGCGTCGCCGTCACGGTGACCGACAACGGCCAGGGCATCGATCCGGCCTACTTCGACAAGATCTTCAAGATGTTCGCACGGCTCCACCGGGGCGACGAGATCCAGGGCGTTGGCCTCGGCCTGTCGCTGTGCCGGCGCATCGCCGAGAACCACGACGGCACCATCTCGGTCGAGAGCCAACCGGGTGAGGGATCGATGTTTCGGGTGACGCTTCCGGCACACGGGGAACGAACATGA
- a CDS encoding PEP-CTERM sorting domain-containing protein (PEP-CTERM proteins occur, often in large numbers, in the proteomes of bacteria that also encode an exosortase, a predicted intramembrane cysteine proteinase. The presence of a PEP-CTERM domain at a protein's C-terminus predicts cleavage within the sorting domain, followed by covalent anchoring to some some component of the (usually Gram-negative) cell surface. Many PEP-CTERM proteins exhibit an unusual sequence composition that includes large numbers of potential glycosylation sites. Expression of one such protein has been shown restore the ability of a bacterium to form floc, a type of biofilm.) produces MRHICTILAVAAASPMAFGQLYGWEISVDDPILGPVTSAFPQSTTITVSAKFDDSVDYAFATGLFDLVGTDPLGPGIAGVNWTTNGLISPFDFSGTSDGVLTGTGAMDVLPGQLHAPFIPTIGVSDNPVAVWTINYTATDFSADRVMPLETITDPGSKGFWVYESLAGSASRQIDVGSLMEGMGEIRIVPAPASLGLLGLAAGALCVRRRR; encoded by the coding sequence ATGAGACATATCTGCACGATCCTGGCGGTTGCGGCCGCCTCGCCGATGGCCTTCGGCCAGCTCTACGGCTGGGAGATCAGCGTCGATGACCCGATCCTCGGGCCGGTGACCAGCGCCTTCCCCCAGTCGACCACCATCACGGTGTCGGCGAAGTTCGACGACAGCGTCGACTACGCGTTCGCCACCGGCCTGTTCGATTTGGTCGGCACCGATCCGCTCGGCCCGGGCATCGCCGGGGTCAACTGGACGACCAACGGCCTGATCTCGCCGTTCGACTTTTCGGGCACGTCCGACGGCGTGCTGACCGGCACGGGCGCGATGGACGTCCTGCCGGGCCAGCTCCATGCGCCGTTCATTCCGACCATCGGCGTGAGCGACAACCCCGTGGCCGTCTGGACGATCAACTACACCGCCACCGATTTCAGCGCTGACCGCGTCATGCCGCTGGAGACCATCACCGACCCGGGTAGCAAGGGCTTCTGGGTCTACGAGTCGCTGGCGGGATCGGCGTCGCGCCAGATCGACGTCGGCTCGCTCATGGAAGGCATGGGCGAGATCCGCATCGTCCCGGCGCCGGCATCGCTCGGCCTGCTCGGCCTGGCCGCGGGCGCGCTCTGTGTTCGCCGCCGGCGTTGA
- a CDS encoding VCBS repeat-containing protein — MPAAFDDGGPWPIRIVSAATGLVCAGPAIAQDCSPGQAFDGPVGYAAGSFPSGIALGDLNGDGNLDMVVANSFSDDITIRLGNGDGTFGPSTRRAVGDQPQAVALGDLDNDGRLDIAVPNARTDDVSVLPGNGDGTFGPERRVAVGDQPRDVVLGDLDRDGDLDMVVPNQDLDVVSVMLNTGGLFAPAVTYAAGDRPWRMALGDLNRDGTLDVVVANVLSDDASVLLGNGDGTLAPQVRYATGEQPQSPALGDLNGDGELDLVVANEVTDDVSVLLGRGDGTFGPQVRYAAGSSPFDVALSDVDGDRVLDVMLPNLLGNSVSVLLGDGDGTLAPQDLYGAGAGPGGVALGDLDGDNDPDMVVFNATGNAASVLLNRCGPFCPADLDGDGELTIFDFLEFQNLFDSGDPAADFDGDGRLTIFDFLAFQNEFVAGCP, encoded by the coding sequence ATGCCAGCAGCGTTCGATGATGGCGGTCCGTGGCCGATCCGCATCGTGTCGGCGGCCACCGGTTTAGTGTGCGCGGGTCCCGCGATCGCACAGGATTGCTCGCCCGGCCAGGCGTTCGACGGACCGGTGGGCTACGCCGCCGGCTCGTTCCCTTCGGGCATCGCGCTCGGCGATCTCAACGGCGACGGCAACCTGGACATGGTGGTTGCCAATTCGTTCAGCGACGACATCACCATCCGGCTCGGCAATGGTGACGGCACGTTCGGACCGTCGACCCGGCGGGCCGTGGGTGACCAGCCACAGGCCGTGGCGCTCGGCGATCTGGATAATGACGGGAGGCTGGACATCGCTGTGCCCAACGCTCGAACCGACGACGTGAGCGTGCTGCCGGGCAATGGCGATGGGACGTTCGGGCCCGAGCGGCGCGTGGCCGTGGGCGATCAGCCAAGGGACGTCGTACTGGGTGATCTCGACCGCGACGGCGACCTGGACATGGTCGTGCCGAATCAGGACCTCGACGTCGTGAGCGTCATGCTCAACACCGGCGGGTTGTTTGCGCCGGCGGTGACGTATGCCGCGGGCGATCGACCGTGGCGGATGGCACTCGGCGACCTGAATCGCGACGGGACGCTGGACGTGGTCGTGGCGAACGTCTTGAGTGACGATGCCAGCGTGCTATTGGGCAACGGCGATGGGACGCTGGCGCCGCAGGTTCGCTACGCGACGGGCGAGCAGCCTCAGAGTCCGGCACTGGGCGACCTCAACGGCGATGGCGAGCTCGACTTGGTCGTAGCCAACGAGGTGACCGACGACGTGAGCGTCCTGCTGGGTCGCGGTGACGGTACGTTCGGGCCGCAGGTGCGATACGCCGCGGGAAGTTCACCGTTCGACGTCGCCCTTTCAGACGTAGACGGCGACCGCGTCCTCGACGTGATGCTGCCCAATCTGTTGGGCAACAGCGTGAGCGTGCTTCTGGGCGACGGTGACGGCACGCTTGCGCCGCAAGACCTGTACGGAGCAGGCGCTGGGCCCGGCGGCGTAGCCCTTGGCGATCTGGACGGCGACAACGACCCGGACATGGTCGTCTTCAACGCGACCGGCAACGCGGCGAGCGTGCTGCTGAATCGGTGCGGGCCGTTCTGCCCCGCTGATCTGGACGGCGACGGCGAGCTCACCATCTTCGACTTCTTGGAGTTCCAGAACCTGTTCGATTCTGGCGACCCCGCCGCCGACTTCGACGGCGACGGCCGGCTCACCATCTTCGACTTCCTGGCGTTCCAGAACGAGTTCGTCGCGGGCTGCCCGTAG
- a CDS encoding EF-hand domain-containing protein translates to MRMQFATAVASLALAATVTTAQPLSAFGLPHEALGDAVLRPTGDSLVVSNIGSSGQDGVRISLGEAEFHVVTFEPPPLTSLPDGAFLETTVRGVVDGVPDAFVWSLRSTARGGDSFLSFDATRVRPAALRLEARLGGQTVDEVRTTDIDPRLELVEIRRLEGCIIDPFWPMPPECWAIVAFPRPTEIVLLGGDVVFADEIIVATVGQEAVVGTLSATEMRGAEYREIALVDEALGQFDFEHRALGEAQFQARGDHLTISNIGSSGQDGVRISWFEETGAREGFDVEMVALSLRGPDQGLQLEATGRVPGAAPVSLGTSSINNGVVTADFRDIGAQTATLIGLLDGRIVDRREVPAGGRVIVMDEIVVHGCGKQPSLPLPPFPPFPCFIWRFDETLISPIIGPPYRADEVRILASDATVPFEGLESFSMTARGIDQMTFLDESFGIPCVADCDGDGQLDFLDFLCFLNAFDAGDPSADCDGDGQLDFLDFLCFLNAFDAGCP, encoded by the coding sequence ATGAGAATGCAATTCGCTACCGCCGTTGCGTCGCTCGCGCTTGCCGCGACCGTCACGACGGCCCAGCCCCTGTCGGCCTTCGGCCTGCCGCACGAGGCGCTGGGCGACGCCGTGCTGCGACCCACGGGCGACAGCCTGGTCGTCTCCAACATCGGCTCGTCCGGCCAGGACGGCGTCCGCATCAGTCTGGGCGAAGCCGAGTTCCACGTCGTCACGTTCGAGCCACCGCCCCTGACCAGCCTTCCCGACGGAGCGTTCCTCGAGACGACCGTCCGCGGCGTGGTCGACGGCGTGCCCGACGCGTTCGTGTGGTCGCTCCGCTCGACGGCCCGCGGCGGCGACTCGTTCCTGAGCTTCGACGCCACGCGAGTCCGGCCCGCCGCCCTGCGTCTTGAAGCGCGGCTGGGCGGCCAGACCGTCGACGAGGTGCGCACCACCGACATCGATCCCAGGCTCGAACTCGTCGAGATCCGCCGGCTCGAGGGCTGCATCATCGATCCCTTCTGGCCCATGCCGCCCGAGTGCTGGGCCATCGTCGCCTTCCCGCGGCCGACCGAGATCGTCCTCCTGGGCGGTGACGTCGTCTTCGCCGACGAGATCATCGTCGCCACCGTCGGGCAGGAGGCCGTCGTCGGCACCCTCTCGGCGACCGAGATGCGTGGTGCCGAATACCGCGAGATCGCGCTCGTCGACGAGGCACTGGGCCAGTTCGACTTCGAGCACCGCGCCCTCGGCGAGGCGCAGTTCCAAGCCCGTGGCGATCACCTGACGATCTCGAACATCGGGTCGAGCGGACAGGACGGCGTACGCATCAGCTGGTTCGAAGAGACCGGTGCCCGCGAGGGCTTCGACGTCGAGATGGTCGCCCTCTCGCTCCGTGGGCCCGACCAGGGCCTACAGCTCGAGGCGACCGGCCGCGTTCCCGGCGCCGCCCCCGTCTCGCTGGGCACCTCCAGCATCAACAACGGCGTCGTCACCGCCGACTTCCGCGACATCGGCGCCCAGACCGCCACGCTCATCGGCCTGCTCGACGGCCGCATTGTTGACCGGCGCGAGGTCCCTGCGGGCGGCCGCGTCATCGTGATGGACGAGATCGTCGTGCACGGGTGTGGCAAGCAGCCCTCGCTGCCGCTGCCACCGTTCCCGCCCTTCCCGTGCTTCATCTGGCGCTTCGACGAGACGCTGATCTCGCCCATCATCGGCCCGCCCTACCGCGCCGATGAGGTCCGCATCCTCGCGTCCGACGCCACCGTGCCCTTCGAGGGGCTGGAGAGCTTCAGCATGACGGCCAGGGGCATCGACCAGATGACCTTCCTCGACGAGTCGTTCGGCATCCCGTGCGTGGCCGACTGCGACGGCGACGGCCAGCTCGACTTCCTCGACTTCCTGTGCTTCCTCAACGCCTTCGATGCCGGCGACCCATCGGCAGACTGCGACGGCGACGGTCAGCTCGACTTCCTGGACTTCCTGTGCTTCCTCAACGCGTTCGATGCCGGGTGCCCGTAA
- a CDS encoding response regulator gives MNETTALRIGTLVLIDDEEMDHLLYRRTVERSGLVDELITFLSAEEALEFLRSDDRPEIDAILLDINMPRMNGFEFLDAAEREIGHGFAQMVVIMLTTSLNPEDRARADACSMIKDYLSKPLCAEHLEKIARMLRT, from the coding sequence ATGAACGAGACGACGGCACTCCGGATCGGCACGCTGGTGCTGATCGACGACGAGGAGATGGATCACCTGCTCTATCGGCGGACCGTGGAGCGGTCGGGGCTGGTGGATGAGCTGATTACGTTCCTCAGCGCCGAGGAAGCGCTTGAGTTCCTCCGCAGCGACGATCGACCCGAGATCGATGCCATCCTGCTGGACATCAACATGCCGAGGATGAACGGCTTCGAGTTCCTCGATGCGGCCGAACGCGAGATCGGGCACGGCTTCGCCCAGATGGTCGTGATCATGCTCACGACGTCGCTGAACCCCGAGGACCGGGCCCGGGCCGACGCCTGCTCGATGATCAAGGACTACCTGAGCAAGCCGCTGTGCGCAGAGCACCTGGAGAAGATCGCCCGGATGCTGCGGACGTAA